A section of the Saccharopolyspora gregorii genome encodes:
- a CDS encoding lactonase family protein → MSEDAQYRVYLGAYTGPESAANGIRLAFADDAGRLRCTDTVADSYDPSFLALSPDGGTLFAVNEVARGRVVSFQVGPDGRLTEINSQPTHGSAPCHLSVHPGGRFLLTANYLSGNVVVHPIGEGGVLREACHVVDHSGQGPDKDRQEGPHAHQIVPSPDGRFALAADLGTDSVYVYAFDGDTGHLVLKHEVGWEPGTGPRHLAFHPDGERGYLVGELTSTITEFTFDAKTGEVRPGLVLPLLPADFTGRSLAAEVVVSPDGRFVFASNRGHDSIAVFSAEGFAQLGVVPAGVRGPRHVALSPRGDVLYAAGELSDTVQAFAVAADGALTPIGDPVPSPSPVCLLPA, encoded by the coding sequence ATGTCCGAGGACGCGCAGTACCGGGTGTACCTGGGGGCCTACACGGGCCCGGAGTCGGCGGCGAACGGGATCCGGCTCGCGTTCGCCGACGACGCGGGTCGGCTGCGCTGCACCGACACCGTCGCCGACTCCTACGACCCGTCGTTCCTGGCGCTGTCCCCGGACGGCGGGACGTTGTTCGCGGTGAACGAGGTGGCGCGCGGCCGGGTGGTGTCGTTCCAGGTGGGGCCGGACGGCCGGCTCACCGAGATCAACTCGCAGCCCACGCACGGGTCGGCGCCGTGCCACTTGAGCGTGCACCCCGGCGGACGGTTCCTGCTCACGGCGAACTACCTGTCCGGCAACGTCGTCGTGCACCCGATCGGCGAGGGCGGGGTGCTGCGGGAGGCGTGCCACGTGGTGGACCACTCCGGCCAGGGCCCGGACAAGGACCGGCAGGAGGGGCCGCACGCGCACCAGATCGTGCCGTCCCCGGACGGCCGCTTCGCGCTGGCCGCCGACCTGGGCACCGACTCGGTCTACGTGTACGCGTTCGACGGGGACACCGGGCACCTGGTGCTCAAGCACGAGGTCGGCTGGGAGCCGGGGACGGGTCCGCGGCACCTGGCGTTCCACCCGGACGGCGAGCGCGGCTACCTGGTGGGAGAGCTGACCTCGACGATCACCGAGTTCACCTTCGACGCGAAGACCGGTGAGGTGCGGCCGGGTCTCGTGCTGCCGCTGCTGCCCGCGGACTTCACCGGGCGGAGCCTGGCCGCGGAGGTGGTGGTGTCGCCGGACGGGCGGTTCGTGTTCGCCTCGAACCGGGGGCACGACAGCATCGCGGTGTTCTCCGCCGAGGGGTTCGCGCAGCTGGGCGTGGTGCCTGCGGGGGTGCGCGGGCCGCGGCACGTCGCGCTGTCCCCGCGCGGGGACGTGCTGTACGCGGCGGGGGAGCTCAG
- the rocD gene encoding ornithine--oxo-acid transaminase, protein MTSASTATTCPAGTTRSAEYLRLDETYSAHNYHPLPVVIAEADGAWMTDVDGRRHLDFLAGYSALNFGHRHPRLVAAATEQLGRVTLTSRAFHHDRFGPFCRELAELTGTEQVLLMNSGAEAVESAIKLARKWAYQVKGVPADRAEIVVAGSNFHGRTTTIVSFSTDDTARAGFGPFTPGFTITPYGDADAVAAAITERTAAVLVEPVQGEAGVVVPPAGYLRRLRELCDEHGVLLVADEIQSGLARTGELLACDHDGVRADLYALGKALGGGILPVSAVVGSREVLGVLRPGEHGSTFGGNPLACAVGLEVVRMLATGEYQARSRELGAHLHARLGELVGRGAAEVRGRGLWAGVELAPGGPTGRQVSERLAANGVLCKETQDTTLRVAPPLTITREELDQGIDAITDVLAR, encoded by the coding sequence ATGACCTCCGCTTCGACCGCGACGACGTGCCCGGCCGGGACCACCCGTTCCGCCGAATACCTGCGCCTGGACGAGACCTACAGCGCGCACAACTACCACCCGCTGCCGGTCGTGATCGCCGAAGCGGACGGGGCGTGGATGACCGATGTGGACGGTCGCCGCCACCTGGACTTCCTCGCCGGGTACTCGGCGCTGAACTTCGGGCACCGGCATCCGCGGCTGGTCGCCGCCGCCACCGAGCAGCTGGGCCGCGTCACGCTGACCAGCCGGGCGTTCCACCACGACCGGTTCGGCCCGTTCTGCCGCGAGCTGGCCGAGCTCACCGGCACCGAGCAGGTGCTGCTGATGAACTCCGGCGCCGAAGCCGTCGAATCCGCCATCAAGCTCGCCCGGAAGTGGGCCTACCAGGTCAAGGGGGTGCCCGCGGACCGCGCGGAGATCGTCGTCGCCGGGTCCAACTTCCACGGCCGCACCACCACGATCGTGTCGTTCTCCACCGACGACACCGCGCGCGCCGGGTTCGGGCCGTTCACGCCCGGGTTCACCATCACCCCCTACGGCGACGCGGACGCGGTCGCGGCGGCGATCACCGAGCGCACCGCGGCGGTGCTCGTCGAACCGGTGCAGGGCGAGGCGGGCGTCGTGGTGCCGCCAGCCGGCTACCTGCGCAGGCTGCGGGAGCTGTGCGACGAGCACGGGGTGCTGCTCGTCGCCGACGAGATCCAGTCCGGCCTGGCCCGCACCGGCGAACTGCTGGCCTGCGACCACGACGGGGTGCGCGCCGACCTGTACGCGCTCGGCAAGGCGCTCGGCGGCGGCATCCTGCCGGTCTCCGCGGTCGTCGGCAGCCGCGAGGTGCTGGGCGTGCTGCGGCCCGGCGAGCACGGCTCCACGTTCGGCGGGAACCCGCTGGCCTGCGCCGTCGGGCTCGAAGTGGTGCGGATGCTGGCGACCGGCGAGTACCAGGCGCGGTCCCGGGAGCTCGGCGCGCACCTGCACGCGCGGCTCGGCGAGCTCGTCGGCCGCGGCGCCGCCGAGGTCCGCGGGCGCGGGCTGTGGGCCGGCGTGGAGCTCGCCCCCGGCGGGCCCACCGGCCGCCAGGTCAGCGAACGGCTCGCCGCGAACGGCGTGCTGTGCAAGGAGACCCAGGACACCACGCTGCGCGTCGCACCCCCGCTCACCATCACCCGCGAGGAGCTGGACCAGGGCATCGACGCCATCACCGACGTCCTCGCCCGCTGA
- the zapE gene encoding cell division protein ZapE, translated as MTAARLTDRRPELSPADMVDAMTPPPRFDEARFETYVPNPDEPSQAAAVESCRAFAERASAAGGSGGSWWRSLFGGGRAPAGKPGLYLDGGFGVGKTHLLASLWHAVPGPKSYGTFVEVTNLVGALGFNETVRRLSEHRLLAIDEFELDDPGDTMLVTQLIAKLTDAGVHIAATSNTLPGKLGEGRFAAVDFLREIHAMSERFEVLRVDGPDYRHRGLPDPPEPVDDAELTAEAESMPGATLDDFDALCEHLASVHPSKYGRLVADVSAVHLRGLRAAPNQNVGLRLVAFADRLYDRAVPVRVSGAPLSELFTEEMLRGGYRKKYLRALSRLTALSRDAVKS; from the coding sequence ATGACCGCCGCGCGCCTCACCGACCGCCGACCCGAGCTCAGCCCGGCCGACATGGTCGACGCGATGACTCCGCCCCCGCGGTTCGACGAGGCCCGGTTCGAGACCTACGTGCCGAACCCGGACGAGCCGAGCCAGGCCGCCGCCGTCGAGTCCTGCCGCGCGTTCGCCGAGCGGGCGTCGGCCGCGGGCGGGAGCGGCGGTTCGTGGTGGCGTTCGCTGTTCGGCGGCGGCCGCGCCCCGGCGGGCAAGCCCGGCCTGTACCTGGACGGCGGCTTCGGCGTCGGCAAGACCCACCTGCTGGCCTCGCTGTGGCACGCCGTTCCCGGGCCGAAGTCGTACGGCACGTTCGTCGAGGTGACGAACCTCGTCGGCGCGCTCGGGTTCAACGAGACGGTGCGCAGGCTCTCCGAGCACCGGTTGCTGGCGATCGACGAGTTCGAGCTGGACGACCCGGGCGACACGATGCTGGTCACCCAGCTGATCGCGAAGCTCACCGACGCGGGCGTGCACATCGCGGCGACGTCGAACACGCTGCCCGGCAAGCTCGGCGAGGGCCGGTTCGCCGCGGTGGACTTCCTGCGCGAGATCCACGCGATGTCGGAGCGCTTCGAGGTGCTGCGGGTGGACGGCCCCGACTACCGGCACCGCGGCCTGCCCGACCCGCCGGAACCGGTGGACGACGCGGAGCTCACCGCGGAGGCCGAGTCGATGCCCGGTGCCACGCTCGACGACTTCGACGCGCTGTGCGAGCACCTCGCCTCGGTGCACCCGTCGAAGTACGGGCGGCTCGTGGCGGACGTCAGCGCGGTGCACCTGCGCGGGTTGCGCGCGGCGCCGAACCAGAACGTGGGCCTGCGGCTGGTGGCGTTCGCCGACCGGCTCTACGACCGGGCGGTGCCGGTGCGGGTGTCGGGGGCGCCGCTCTCGGAGCTGTTCACCGAGGAGATGCTCCGCGGCGGCTACCGCAAGAAGTACCTCCGCGCCCTGTCCCGCCTCACCGCCCTGTCCCGGGACGCCGTCAAGTCCTGA
- a CDS encoding pyrimidine reductase family protein, which translates to MEVTPEIEAFYDFPSDLARPWLRTNFVSSLDGAVSVRGSSRGLSSPADQLALALIRDLSDVVLVGAGTALTEGYHGVQRHEVDADRRARFGLSEVPPIAVVTARCSLEPDSPLLTDTVVPPIVLTCASAPEARRIALADAGADVVVAGDRTVDLAAALTELAARGLLRIGCEGGPHLFGDLLAADLVDELCLTVSPLLAGGGAGRIAAGPGLPDPHRMRLLSVLRAEESLLLLRYGRLRA; encoded by the coding sequence GTGGAGGTGACGCCGGAGATCGAAGCGTTCTACGACTTCCCCTCCGACCTGGCCCGTCCCTGGCTGCGCACGAACTTCGTGTCCAGCCTCGACGGGGCGGTGAGCGTGCGCGGCAGCTCCCGCGGCCTGTCCTCCCCCGCCGACCAGCTGGCGCTGGCGCTGATCCGCGACCTGTCCGACGTGGTCCTCGTCGGCGCGGGCACCGCGCTCACCGAGGGCTACCACGGGGTGCAGCGCCACGAGGTGGACGCGGACCGCCGCGCCCGGTTCGGGCTCTCCGAAGTACCGCCGATCGCGGTCGTCACCGCCCGCTGCTCGCTGGAGCCGGACTCGCCGCTGCTCACCGACACCGTGGTGCCGCCGATCGTGCTCACCTGCGCGTCGGCCCCGGAGGCGCGCCGGATCGCGCTGGCCGACGCGGGCGCCGACGTCGTGGTCGCCGGGGACCGCACCGTGGACCTGGCCGCCGCGCTCACCGAGCTCGCCGCGCGCGGGTTGCTGCGGATCGGCTGCGAAGGCGGACCGCACCTGTTCGGCGACCTGCTCGCCGCGGACCTCGTCGACGAGCTGTGCCTGACCGTCTCGCCGCTGCTGGCGGGGGGCGGGGCCGGGCGCATCGCCGCCGGACCCGGCCTCCCCGACCCGCACCGGATGCGGCTGCTGTCGGTGCTGCGGGCGGAGGAATCGCTGCTGCTGCTGCGGTACGGGAGACTTCGGGCGTGA
- a CDS encoding RNA polymerase sigma factor: MTGRGDSDADLMAAAQRGDGVAFDELVRRHTRSMYRVAYRILNDQAEAEDAVQDAWVSAWRSLARFRGESAPTTWLYRVVTNAALGQVRRRKNTVALDVSDDSMDHLVSDHDSGNPEGHAVRAEEADLVHRAIATLEPSQRVPLVLREFEGMSYEEIAEVLEVNVAALRSRLHRARLTLLSRLKEMHRG; the protein is encoded by the coding sequence GTGACCGGGCGGGGCGACAGCGACGCGGACCTGATGGCAGCCGCCCAGCGCGGCGACGGGGTGGCCTTCGACGAACTCGTCCGCAGGCACACCCGATCGATGTACCGGGTCGCGTACCGGATCCTCAACGACCAGGCCGAAGCCGAGGACGCCGTGCAGGACGCGTGGGTCTCGGCGTGGCGCTCGCTGGCCCGGTTCCGCGGCGAGTCCGCGCCCACCACCTGGCTGTACCGGGTGGTGACCAACGCGGCCCTCGGCCAGGTGCGGCGGCGCAAGAACACGGTGGCCCTGGACGTCAGCGACGACTCGATGGACCACCTCGTCTCCGATCACGACTCCGGCAACCCCGAGGGGCACGCGGTGCGCGCCGAGGAGGCTGACCTGGTGCACCGCGCCATCGCCACCCTGGAACCCTCCCAGCGAGTGCCGCTGGTGCTGCGCGAGTTCGAGGGGATGTCCTACGAAGAGATCGCAGAGGTGCTAGAGGTGAACGTCGCCGCGTTGCGATCGAGGCTGCACCGGGCGCGGCTGACCCTGCTGTCGAGGTTGAAGGAGATGCACCGTGGGTGA
- a CDS encoding Asp23/Gls24 family envelope stress response protein, translating into MAQSSGTSAQSTETQSGSTTGGKGLSTSGSATPARLADDTSQGKTTIAASVVQKIAGIAAREISGVHAMGGGVSRAFGAIRERIPGGSGTTTTQGVTVEVGEKQAAIDLDIVVEYGASIVELARAVRRNVINGVERMTGLEVIEVNISVNDIHLPSEDDEDGGNGGSTPASSRVE; encoded by the coding sequence ATGGCCCAGTCGAGTGGTACCTCCGCCCAGAGCACCGAGACCCAGAGCGGGTCCACGACCGGCGGCAAGGGCCTGAGCACCAGCGGCAGCGCCACCCCGGCCCGGCTCGCCGACGACACCTCGCAGGGCAAGACGACGATCGCCGCCTCCGTGGTGCAGAAGATCGCCGGCATCGCCGCCCGCGAGATCTCCGGCGTGCACGCCATGGGCGGCGGCGTCTCCCGCGCCTTCGGCGCCATCCGCGAGCGCATCCCCGGCGGCAGCGGCACCACGACCACGCAGGGCGTGACCGTCGAGGTCGGCGAGAAGCAGGCCGCGATCGACCTGGACATCGTCGTCGAGTACGGCGCCTCCATCGTCGAGCTGGCCCGCGCGGTGCGGCGCAACGTGATCAACGGTGTCGAGCGGATGACCGGCCTCGAGGTCATCGAGGTCAACATCTCCGTGAACGACATCCACCTGCCCTCCGAGGACGACGAGGACGGCGGCAACGGTGGCAGCACCCCCGCCTCCTCCCGCGTGGAGTGA
- a CDS encoding Asp23/Gls24 family envelope stress response protein, with protein MSAPATERAEAATERTSAAGDPAERGSLDIDRAVLRKIAEHAADCVSGTTRAPRRIVGVGVGTQGSSARLTGPDRELRVRLDLALRYPAPVRDAVREVRERVREELSRQAGCRVTAVEVTVSALVPAPKRDRVE; from the coding sequence ATGAGCGCCCCCGCCACCGAGCGGGCCGAGGCCGCGACCGAACGGACCTCCGCGGCGGGCGACCCCGCCGAACGCGGCTCGCTGGACATCGACCGAGCGGTGCTGCGCAAGATCGCCGAACACGCCGCGGACTGCGTCTCCGGCACCACCCGCGCGCCGCGCCGCATCGTCGGCGTGGGCGTCGGCACCCAGGGTTCCAGCGCCCGGCTCACCGGCCCGGACCGCGAGCTGCGGGTCCGGCTCGACCTGGCGCTGCGCTACCCCGCCCCGGTGCGCGACGCGGTGCGCGAGGTGCGGGAACGCGTCCGCGAGGAGCTGTCCCGGCAGGCCGGTTGCCGGGTGACCGCGGTGGAGGTCACCGTGTCCGCCCTGGTGCCCGCCCCGAAACGAGACCGAGTGGAGTGA
- a CDS encoding DUF6286 domain-containing protein, which translates to MRALVRLITAAAGLIALAAGVLLVVEAIGAWANPGGRGVLVPWSDAGSSMRDLSWQDLPVRLVAAAAVLVGLILLLAASRAGRKEVRLADPAPEVTVTTDPRSLARLVGHQVRAEDGVAAATVTADRRKVKVKARGRFRSVGDLRDRVSKKAAAAVEDLPLQRRPRVSVSVSPAKER; encoded by the coding sequence GTGCGTGCCCTAGTCCGTTTGATCACCGCCGCGGCCGGGTTGATCGCCCTCGCCGCCGGGGTCCTGCTGGTGGTGGAGGCCATCGGCGCCTGGGCGAACCCGGGCGGCCGCGGCGTGCTCGTGCCCTGGTCCGACGCCGGGTCCTCGATGCGCGACCTGAGCTGGCAGGACCTGCCGGTGCGCCTGGTGGCCGCCGCTGCCGTGCTCGTCGGGTTGATCCTGCTGCTGGCCGCGTCCCGCGCCGGGCGCAAGGAGGTGCGGCTGGCGGACCCCGCCCCCGAGGTCACCGTCACCACCGACCCGCGCTCGCTGGCCCGCCTGGTCGGCCACCAGGTCCGCGCCGAGGACGGGGTCGCCGCCGCCACCGTCACCGCCGACCGCCGGAAGGTGAAGGTGAAGGCCCGCGGCCGGTTCCGCAGCGTCGGCGACCTGCGCGACCGGGTGTCGAAGAAGGCCGCCGCCGCCGTCGAAGACCTGCCGTTGCAACGCCGGCCCCGGGTGTCGGTGTCGGTCTCCCCCGCGAAGGAGCGGTGA
- the amaP gene encoding alkaline shock response membrane anchor protein AmaP, giving the protein MSTQDTTTRPAEGSGNGSTARKAPARPSRTAVGRSLGFERSLLGVLGLVLLLAGALALVVGAGWLGRFRAQRPVLDPLLTQWVGGNRPLACGVAIVVGVVLALLGLWWLLRALRPEGRPDLRLHGDAESSATITSHALTEAVRADAESVTGVTRARVRMAGTDQRPNVRLTLALQEGTNVRHVWEELDAKVLARARQALDVEALPTAIRLQLDRAARQRVR; this is encoded by the coding sequence ATGTCGACCCAGGACACCACGACCCGCCCCGCCGAAGGCTCCGGGAACGGCTCCACCGCCCGCAAGGCGCCCGCGCGCCCGAGCCGCACCGCCGTCGGCCGGTCGCTCGGCTTCGAACGCTCGCTGCTCGGCGTGCTCGGGCTGGTGCTGCTGCTCGCCGGGGCGCTGGCGCTGGTCGTCGGCGCCGGTTGGCTCGGCCGGTTCCGCGCGCAGCGGCCCGTGCTGGACCCGCTGCTCACCCAGTGGGTCGGCGGCAACCGGCCGCTGGCCTGCGGCGTCGCGATCGTGGTGGGTGTCGTGCTGGCGCTGCTCGGGTTGTGGTGGCTGCTGCGCGCGCTGCGCCCCGAAGGCCGTCCCGACCTGCGGCTGCACGGGGACGCGGAGAGCTCGGCGACCATCACCTCGCACGCGCTGACCGAGGCGGTGCGCGCCGACGCGGAGAGCGTCACCGGCGTGACCCGCGCGCGGGTGCGGATGGCGGGCACCGACCAGCGGCCCAACGTGCGGCTCACCCTCGCGCTCCAGGAGGGCACGAACGTGCGGCACGTGTGGGAGGAGTTGGACGCGAAGGTCCTCGCCCGCGCCCGCCAGGCGCTCGACGTGGAGGCGTTGCCGACCGCCATCCGGCTCCAGCTGGACCGCGCCGCCCGGCAACGCGTCCGCTGA
- a CDS encoding ATP-dependent DNA ligase, producing MALSVQPPVKPMLAAPVDGIPDRPGLCFEPKWDGFRCLVFADPGAAEPVVLQSRTGKPLNRYFPEVLDAAGRLRRPAALDGELVVVRADSDGQRLDWDALSERIHPAASRVRELAERTPALFIAFDLLALDDADLRGEPFTARRRRLEELGVTGPGLRTTPLTTDPATAAAWFRLFEGAGLDGVIGKDADGPYAPGKRTMLKIKHTRTADCVVAGLRWHTGTEPGTAVGSLLLGLHDDRDVLHHVGVAGAFSAERRRELAAELAPLRTDAEHPWLGEHVDDGRRLPGSINRWRSTVQPWQPLRPERVAEVAYDHTEGAVPARFRHTAQFVRWRPDRAPESCRYDQLDEPARYDLDAVLRGEAADHRRP from the coding sequence GTGGCGTTGAGCGTGCAACCGCCGGTGAAGCCGATGCTGGCCGCCCCGGTGGACGGCATCCCGGACCGGCCGGGGCTCTGCTTCGAACCGAAGTGGGACGGCTTCCGCTGCCTGGTGTTCGCCGACCCGGGCGCCGCCGAACCGGTGGTGCTGCAGTCCCGCACCGGCAAACCGCTGAACCGCTACTTCCCCGAGGTGCTCGACGCCGCCGGACGGCTGCGCCGGCCCGCGGCGCTGGACGGCGAACTCGTGGTGGTCCGCGCGGACTCGGACGGGCAGCGGCTGGACTGGGACGCGCTGTCCGAACGCATCCACCCCGCCGCCAGCCGGGTGCGCGAGCTGGCCGAACGCACCCCGGCGCTGTTCATCGCGTTCGACCTGCTCGCCCTCGACGACGCGGACCTGCGCGGCGAACCGTTCACCGCGCGCAGGCGGCGGCTGGAAGAGCTCGGGGTGACCGGCCCCGGCCTGCGCACCACCCCGTTGACGACGGATCCGGCCACCGCCGCCGCATGGTTCCGGCTGTTCGAGGGCGCGGGCCTGGACGGCGTGATCGGCAAGGACGCCGACGGGCCCTACGCGCCGGGCAAGCGGACCATGCTCAAGATCAAGCACACGCGCACCGCGGACTGCGTGGTCGCCGGGCTGCGCTGGCACACCGGCACCGAGCCGGGCACCGCCGTCGGTTCGCTGCTGCTCGGCCTGCACGACGACCGGGACGTGCTGCACCACGTGGGCGTCGCCGGGGCGTTCTCCGCGGAACGGCGCCGCGAACTCGCGGCCGAGCTGGCGCCGCTGCGCACCGACGCGGAGCACCCGTGGCTCGGCGAGCACGTCGACGACGGGCGGCGGCTTCCCGGGTCGATCAACCGCTGGCGAAGCACGGTGCAGCCGTGGCAGCCGCTGCGTCCGGAACGGGTGGCCGAGGTCGCCTACGACCACACCGAAGGCGCCGTGCCCGCGCGGTTCCGGCACACCGCGCAGTTCGTGCGGTGGCGCCCGGATCGCGCGCCGGAGTCCTGCCGCTACGACCAGCTCGACGAGCCCGCGCGCTACGACTTGGACGCCGTCCTCCGCGGCGAAGCGGCTGATCATCGGCGACCGTGA
- a CDS encoding EamA family transporter — protein sequence MVAVNMDGASSRGRPLRSGVQPALARGFGAVPPPVLVLLGVISLQVGAAFAKQLFALAGASGVVTLRLLFAALVLVVVWRPSVRLDRTTLLVVVGYGSVLAGMNICLYQAIDRIPLGVAVTIEFLGPLGVAVFGSKRKLDLLWAVLAGLGVLLLSRVDGGLDLVGVGFALAAAVLWASYILVGAKLGSRTSGGSGLALGMAVGALVALPFGISGAGAQLLSPAVLVAGLVVALMSSVVPYSLELEALRRMPPRVFGVLMSLEPAVAALAGLLVLHEALGVLQWVAIGCVVLASIGATRST from the coding sequence CGTCGCGCGGGCGGCCCCTCCGGTCCGGGGTGCAACCGGCGTTGGCCCGCGGGTTCGGCGCCGTCCCGCCGCCGGTGCTGGTGCTGCTGGGCGTGATCAGCCTCCAGGTCGGGGCCGCGTTCGCCAAGCAGCTGTTCGCGCTCGCCGGGGCGTCCGGGGTGGTCACGCTGCGGCTGCTGTTCGCCGCGCTGGTGCTGGTGGTCGTGTGGCGGCCGTCGGTGCGGCTGGACCGCACGACGCTGCTCGTGGTCGTCGGGTACGGCTCGGTGCTGGCGGGGATGAACATCTGCCTGTACCAGGCGATCGACCGGATCCCGCTGGGCGTGGCGGTGACCATCGAATTCCTGGGGCCGCTGGGCGTGGCCGTGTTCGGGTCGAAGCGGAAGCTGGACCTGCTGTGGGCGGTGCTCGCCGGGCTCGGCGTGCTGCTGCTGTCCCGGGTGGACGGTGGCCTGGACCTGGTGGGCGTCGGGTTCGCGCTCGCCGCGGCGGTGCTGTGGGCCTCCTACATCCTGGTCGGTGCGAAGCTGGGCAGCCGCACCAGCGGCGGCTCCGGGCTGGCGCTGGGCATGGCGGTCGGTGCGCTGGTGGCGCTGCCGTTCGGCATCTCCGGGGCGGGGGCGCAGCTGCTGTCCCCGGCGGTGCTGGTGGCGGGGCTCGTGGTGGCGCTGATGTCGTCGGTGGTGCCGTACTCGCTGGAGCTCGAGGCGCTGCGGCGGATGCCGCCCCGCGTGTTCGGCGTGCTGATGAGCCTGGAACCGGCGGTGGCCGCGTTGGCGGGCTTGCTGGTGCTGCACGAGGCGCTGGGCGTGCTGCAGTGGGTCGCGATCGGTTGCGTCGTGCTCGCCTCGATCGGTGCCACCCGGAGCACGTGA